A window of the Oncorhynchus kisutch isolate 150728-3 unplaced genomic scaffold, Okis_V2 Okis02a-Okis13b_hom, whole genome shotgun sequence genome harbors these coding sequences:
- the LOC116359263 gene encoding proline-rich receptor-like protein kinase PERK2, whose protein sequence is MASLAEGAQPSPPPPLRAQPSPPPPLRAQTFTPSPPQSPTFTPSPSQSPTFTPSPSQKPNLHPPLSEPNLHSTSQSPTFTPSPLSKPNLHLPPLRAQPSPPPPLRAQPSPSTSQSPTFTLHLSEPNLHPPPLRAQPSSPSPLRAQPSPLPHRDCYLPVISSSSESSPDFTSLPAFVCVSSP, encoded by the exons ATGGCCTCTCTAGcagaggg AGCCCAACcttcaccccctccccctctcagagcCCAACcttcaccccctccccctctcagagcCCAAACCttcaccccctcccctcctcagagCCCAACcttcaccccctccccctctcagagcCCAACcttcaccccctccccctctcagaaGCCCAACCTTCACCCTCCACTCTCAGAGCCCAACCTTCACTCCACCTCTCAGAGCCCAACCttcaccccctcccccctctcaaaGCCCAACCTTCACCTTCCCCCTCTCAGAGCCCAACcttcaccccctccccctctcagagcCCAACCTTCACCCTCCACCTCTCAGAGCCCAACCTTCACCCTCCATCTCTCAGAGCCCAACCTTCACCCTCCACCTCTCAGAGCCCAACCTTCATCCCCCTCACCTCTCAGAGCCCAACCTTCACCCCTGCCACACAGAGACTGCTATCTCCCtgttatctcctcctcctctgaaagCTCCCCAGACTTCACATCTTTACCCGCCTTTGTGTGCGTCTCTTCGCCCTGA